A part of Desulfomicrobium baculatum DSM 4028 genomic DNA contains:
- a CDS encoding alkylphosphonate utilization protein: MEVKDSNGTPLKAGDSVQVIKDLKVKGSSVTLKRGTVIKNIRLSDSEDVIECNADKVKGLVLKTCFLKKA, encoded by the coding sequence ATGGAAGTAAAAGACAGTAACGGCACGCCGCTCAAAGCCGGAGATTCGGTGCAGGTCATCAAAGATCTGAAAGTGAAGGGTTCTTCCGTGACCCTTAAACGCGGAACCGTCATCAAGAACATCCGCCTCTCGGACAGCGAGGACGTGATCGAATGTAACGCGGACAAGGTCAAAGGCCTTGTTCTCAAGACCTGCTTCCTGAAAAAGGCCTGA
- the def gene encoding peptide deformylase codes for MPRTIVTYPNPVLAKKAAPVVEITEEIRALAAEMLEIMYADKGIGLAAPQVAESIRLITVDLSGPDKREDPHVFVNPVLSNLEGEVESEEGCLSVVGYRTTVKRAERLHLSATDLDGKPVEMDADDLMAICLQHEVDHLDGVLFIDKISKLKRTLYERKLKKWLKEKNED; via the coding sequence ATGCCTAGAACAATAGTTACATATCCCAACCCGGTGCTGGCCAAAAAGGCCGCGCCGGTGGTAGAGATAACGGAAGAGATACGCGCCCTGGCGGCCGAGATGCTTGAAATCATGTACGCGGACAAGGGCATCGGCCTCGCCGCGCCCCAGGTGGCGGAAAGCATCCGCCTCATCACCGTGGACCTGAGCGGCCCGGACAAACGCGAAGACCCGCACGTCTTCGTCAATCCCGTCCTCTCGAACCTTGAGGGCGAAGTGGAATCCGAGGAAGGGTGCCTGTCCGTTGTCGGCTACCGCACCACGGTGAAACGCGCCGAACGGCTGCACCTTTCGGCCACGGACCTTGACGGCAAGCCGGTTGAAATGGATGCCGACGATCTCATGGCCATCTGCCTGCAACACGAGGTGGATCACCTCGACGGCGTGCTGTTCATCGACAAGATCAGCAAATTGAAGCGCACCCTGTACGAGAGAAAGCTCAAAAAATGGCTGAAAGAGAAAAACGAAGATTGA
- the aspS gene encoding aspartate--tRNA ligase, whose amino-acid sequence MDDRNTELGMDSLGGWRRTHTCAGLGTEQLGQEACLMGWVQYRRDHGGLIFIDLRDRHGLTQVVFSPEVAPEAHARAHVLRTEFVLAIKGVVRARPDDMINPKLATGAIEVYVTEFKLLNTAKTPPFPIEDRVDVSENLRLKYRFLDLRRKAMADNLILRSRVSQSVRRYLDELGFLEIETPVLTKSTPEGARDFLVPSRVNQGQFYALPQSPQLFKQLLMCGGMDRYFQIVKCFRDEDLRADRQPEFTQIDIEMSFVDEEQVMEMAEGMMARVLREALGQELSLPIPRMKYEQAMALYGVDKPDIRFGLTLTDVTEIVRGSEFKLFATAALIKALPVRGGGELSRKEIDDYTEFVKIYGAQGLAWIKIKEDGWQSPIAKFLSDAERAGLTEALGLVPGDIVFFQAGAPEMVNSALGNLRLKLGERFGLIPEGTFAPLWVTDFPLLEWDPEAKRWVAMHHPFTAPKDMGALATDPGQAVARAYDLVLNGTEVGGGSIRIHNPETQQHMFSALGINEEEAQAKFGFLLDALVFGAPPHGGIAFGLDRLIMLLTGAKSIRDVIAFPKTQKATCLMTEAPSAVENTQLRDLGLRLREKPKE is encoded by the coding sequence ATGGATGACAGAAACACGGAACTCGGGATGGACTCCCTCGGCGGATGGCGCAGAACCCACACCTGCGCAGGCCTTGGAACGGAGCAGCTGGGGCAGGAAGCCTGCCTCATGGGCTGGGTGCAGTATCGCCGCGACCACGGCGGGCTCATCTTCATCGACCTGCGCGACCGCCACGGCCTGACCCAGGTCGTCTTCTCACCCGAAGTCGCGCCCGAAGCCCATGCACGCGCCCACGTGCTGCGCACCGAATTCGTGCTGGCCATCAAGGGCGTGGTCCGCGCGCGGCCCGATGACATGATCAACCCCAAGCTGGCCACGGGCGCCATCGAGGTCTACGTCACGGAATTCAAGCTCCTGAACACGGCCAAGACCCCGCCCTTCCCCATCGAGGACCGGGTGGACGTGTCCGAGAACCTGCGCCTCAAGTACCGTTTTCTGGACCTGCGCCGCAAGGCCATGGCCGACAACCTGATTTTGAGGAGCCGCGTCTCCCAGTCCGTGCGCCGCTACCTGGACGAGCTCGGGTTCCTTGAAATCGAGACCCCGGTCCTGACCAAGTCCACCCCCGAGGGCGCGCGCGACTTCCTGGTGCCGAGCCGCGTCAATCAGGGCCAGTTCTACGCCCTGCCCCAGTCGCCCCAGCTCTTCAAGCAGCTCCTCATGTGCGGCGGCATGGACCGCTATTTTCAGATCGTCAAATGCTTCCGCGACGAGGACCTGCGCGCCGACCGCCAGCCCGAGTTCACGCAGATCGATATCGAGATGTCTTTCGTGGACGAGGAACAGGTCATGGAAATGGCCGAGGGCATGATGGCCCGCGTCCTGCGCGAAGCGCTCGGGCAGGAGCTTTCCCTGCCCATCCCGCGCATGAAGTACGAGCAGGCCATGGCCCTCTACGGCGTGGACAAGCCCGACATCCGCTTCGGCCTGACGCTCACCGACGTGACCGAAATCGTGCGCGGCTCCGAGTTCAAGCTCTTCGCCACGGCCGCCCTGATCAAGGCATTGCCCGTGCGCGGCGGCGGCGAACTTTCGCGCAAGGAGATCGACGACTACACCGAATTCGTCAAAATCTACGGCGCCCAGGGCCTGGCCTGGATCAAGATCAAGGAGGACGGCTGGCAGTCTCCCATCGCCAAATTCCTGAGCGATGCCGAGCGGGCCGGACTGACCGAAGCCCTTGGCCTTGTGCCCGGCGACATCGTCTTTTTCCAGGCCGGCGCGCCGGAAATGGTCAACAGCGCGCTCGGCAACCTGCGCCTCAAACTCGGCGAACGTTTTGGCCTTATCCCCGAGGGCACCTTCGCGCCCTTGTGGGTCACGGACTTCCCGCTCCTCGAATGGGATCCTGAGGCCAAACGCTGGGTGGCCATGCATCACCCCTTCACCGCGCCCAAAGACATGGGCGCCCTGGCCACAGACCCGGGCCAGGCCGTGGCCCGCGCCTACGACCTCGTGCTGAACGGCACCGAAGTCGGCGGCGGCTCCATCCGCATCCACAACCCCGAGACCCAGCAGCATATGTTTTCCGCCCTGGGCATCAATGAAGAGGAAGCGCAGGCCAAATTCGGATTTCTGCTCGACGCCCTGGTTTTCGGCGCTCCGCCCCACGGCGGCATTGCCTTCGGCCTGGACCGTCTTATCATGCTCCTGACCGGAGCCAAGTCCATCCGCGACGTCATCGCCTTCCCCAAGACCCAGAAGGCGACCTGCCTCATGACCGAGGCCCCGTCGGCGGTCGAGAACACACAATTGCGCGATTTGGGCCTGCGCCTGCGGGAAAAGCCCAAAGAGTAA
- a CDS encoding RsmB/NOP family class I SAM-dependent RNA methyltransferase, with protein sequence MSTPSARRLALDILRRTLDHKQDLQAAVDEVLNPVQAGPDKGLATELAYGYLRMRGRIDFLLSQLLKNPVQTSPIMKRILGVAMYELLFLSRIPDYATLDWAVTLVRERLDQTMGKVANGVLRSLLRLGLSVRFEEYYQTKTAGHDQFLSAWYSCPQWLARMWLGSYGKEQTQAFLQATLSAPPLGVRINRTHAQAETLRENLQPLQQDSSNWGFALTQWPEFLQHAVAEGAATRQSLAAQKIMDALGVEHWPSPVLDACAGRGGKTYLMSEQGKNVWASDVNVFRLRQLKAEGARLGFDIPAFRSQGQGPYPLRQTPRTIFLDVPCSGLGVLSRRPDIKWKRTAADCAGLVKLQEEILRAAADLLTSGGCLVYVTCTLNPEENEKQIDRFASLHPEFSRLRQAQSGPAEGLGEFFYGAVLRKK encoded by the coding sequence ATGAGTACGCCCTCGGCCCGGCGCCTGGCCCTCGACATCCTGCGCCGCACCCTTGACCACAAGCAGGACCTGCAGGCCGCCGTGGACGAAGTGCTGAACCCGGTTCAGGCCGGACCCGACAAGGGGCTGGCCACGGAACTCGCCTACGGCTATCTGCGCATGCGCGGGCGCATCGATTTTCTTCTCTCCCAGTTGCTTAAAAACCCGGTCCAGACTTCTCCCATCATGAAACGCATTCTCGGCGTGGCCATGTACGAACTCCTTTTCCTGAGCCGCATCCCCGATTACGCGACCCTGGACTGGGCCGTCACTCTGGTGCGCGAGCGTCTGGACCAGACCATGGGCAAGGTCGCCAACGGCGTTCTGCGGAGCCTCTTGCGCCTGGGCCTGTCCGTGCGCTTCGAGGAGTATTACCAGACCAAGACCGCCGGCCATGACCAGTTTCTGTCCGCCTGGTACTCCTGCCCGCAGTGGCTGGCCCGCATGTGGCTCGGCAGCTACGGCAAGGAACAGACCCAGGCCTTCCTGCAGGCGACTCTGAGCGCCCCGCCGCTGGGGGTCAGGATAAACCGCACCCATGCCCAGGCAGAAACGCTGCGGGAAAATTTGCAGCCGCTGCAACAGGACTCCTCGAACTGGGGGTTTGCCCTGACGCAGTGGCCGGAGTTTTTACAGCACGCCGTGGCCGAGGGAGCGGCGACCCGCCAGAGCCTTGCCGCCCAAAAAATCATGGACGCCCTCGGCGTGGAGCATTGGCCGTCTCCCGTGCTCGACGCCTGCGCCGGTCGCGGCGGCAAGACGTATCTGATGTCCGAGCAGGGCAAAAACGTCTGGGCATCGGACGTGAATGTCTTTCGTCTCAGGCAGCTTAAGGCCGAAGGCGCGCGACTCGGCTTTGACATCCCTGCATTCAGGAGCCAGGGGCAAGGCCCTTATCCCCTGCGGCAGACACCCCGCACGATATTTCTCGATGTACCCTGCTCGGGTCTCGGCGTCCTGTCCCGGCGGCCCGATATCAAATGGAAACGGACCGCTGCCGATTGCGCAGGGCTCGTCAAGCTGCAGGAAGAAATTCTGCGGGCCGCAGCCGATCTTCTCACGTCAGGAGGATGCCTAGTCTACGTGACCTGCACGCTGAACCCGGAAGAAAACGAAAAGCAGATCGACCGTTTCGCAAGCCTCCATCCTGAGTTCTCACGCCTGCGCCAAGCCCAGAGCGGACCCGCGGAAGGACTGGGTGAATTTTTCTACGGCGCGGTCCTGCGCAAAAAATGA
- the fmt gene encoding methionyl-tRNA formyltransferase has translation MAEREKRRLKVVFMGTPDFAAVSLRHLLDWGGCDVVGVYCQPDRPCGRGQVCTPPPVKLLAMEARLPVFQPLNFKEQADVDQLAALEPDLLLVAAYGLILPQSVLDIPRLGAFNVHASLLPEYRGAAPIQRAIMDGRPVTGITIMHMEAGLDTGDILLQRSRAIGIMDTAQTLHDELAEMGGKLLVDALEKMGQGRLVRIPQDHARATYAAKLSKEEGRIDWNQPVLTVHNRIRGLFPWPGSWFDWDGMPGKTLRLTVHPGTIGDPLPEGAQPGEIHGVADENVLIACADRLYAVPVIKPANSKPLRGREFYCGYLSRCSGDHLLKPEPACPGE, from the coding sequence ATGGCTGAAAGAGAAAAACGAAGATTGAAAGTCGTGTTCATGGGCACGCCGGATTTTGCGGCCGTGTCCCTAAGGCACCTTCTGGACTGGGGCGGCTGCGACGTCGTTGGAGTCTATTGCCAGCCTGACCGGCCCTGCGGCCGGGGGCAGGTCTGCACGCCGCCACCCGTCAAGCTGCTGGCCATGGAGGCGCGGCTGCCCGTGTTCCAGCCCCTGAACTTCAAGGAGCAGGCGGATGTGGACCAGCTCGCGGCCCTTGAACCGGACCTACTGCTCGTCGCGGCCTACGGGCTGATCCTCCCCCAGTCGGTACTGGACATTCCCAGGCTTGGCGCCTTCAACGTGCATGCCTCGCTTCTGCCCGAGTACCGTGGTGCTGCCCCCATTCAGCGCGCCATCATGGACGGACGCCCCGTGACCGGCATCACCATCATGCACATGGAGGCGGGCCTGGACACCGGCGACATCCTGCTGCAGCGCAGCCGCGCCATCGGCATCATGGACACGGCCCAGACTCTGCACGACGAACTGGCCGAGATGGGCGGCAAGCTCCTGGTCGACGCCCTGGAAAAAATGGGCCAGGGACGCCTTGTGCGCATCCCTCAGGACCACGCCCGGGCCACCTATGCCGCGAAGCTTTCCAAAGAAGAAGGGCGCATCGATTGGAACCAGCCCGTCCTGACCGTGCACAACCGCATCCGCGGCCTCTTCCCCTGGCCCGGTTCCTGGTTCGATTGGGACGGCATGCCCGGCAAGACCCTGCGTCTGACCGTACACCCCGGCACCATCGGCGACCCCCTGCCCGAAGGAGCGCAGCCCGGCGAAATCCACGGCGTGGCCGATGAAAACGTGCTCATCGCCTGCGCTGATCGCCTGTACGCAGTGCCGGTCATCAAGCCCGCAAACAGCAAACCCCTGCGCGGCCGCGAGTTTTACTGCGGCTATCTGAGCCGCTGCTCCGGCGACCACCTGCTCAAACCCGAACCTGCCTGCCCGGGCGAATAA
- a CDS encoding DUF116 domain-containing protein, translating to MVSPRSAKTRSPLEQEIRDSFQTRKRVFIGLITGSSVLICLFLAMVWFIPFVGLTTIHPAAPWIFGFITVALILAIGWAALALVLNILLGRPVLFAKRLRGITVKLFLPLMTLLGRFVGIPKQTVRASFIKVNNELVRGEGHRYPAEKILLLMPHCIQNSRCKYRLTYDIDNCKRCGDCALAGLLDLRDKYGIRLAVATGGTIARRIVVQHRPSLIIAVACERDLASGIQDTHPLPVYGILNSRPFGPCLDTDVALDRVEWAIKEFLA from the coding sequence ATGGTCAGTCCCAGGAGCGCCAAAACCAGAAGCCCTTTGGAACAGGAAATCCGGGATTCCTTTCAGACCCGCAAGCGTGTCTTCATCGGGCTCATCACCGGCTCTTCGGTACTGATCTGCCTTTTTTTGGCCATGGTCTGGTTCATCCCCTTTGTCGGGCTGACCACCATCCATCCCGCCGCGCCCTGGATTTTCGGCTTCATCACCGTCGCCCTGATCCTGGCCATCGGCTGGGCGGCCCTGGCCCTGGTTTTAAACATCCTGCTCGGCCGCCCCGTACTTTTCGCCAAACGCCTGCGCGGCATCACGGTCAAGCTCTTCCTGCCGCTCATGACCCTGCTGGGCCGCTTTGTCGGCATCCCGAAGCAGACGGTGCGGGCCTCCTTCATCAAGGTCAACAACGAACTGGTCAGGGGCGAAGGGCACCGCTATCCGGCGGAAAAGATCCTCTTACTCATGCCGCACTGCATCCAGAACAGCCGCTGCAAGTACCGGCTGACCTACGACATCGACAACTGCAAGCGCTGCGGGGACTGCGCCCTGGCCGGGCTGCTCGATCTGCGCGACAAATACGGAATCAGGCTGGCCGTGGCCACGGGCGGAACCATCGCCCGGCGCATCGTGGTCCAGCACAGACCCTCGCTCATCATAGCCGTGGCCTGCGAACGCGACCTGGCCAGCGGCATCCAGGACACCCATCCCCTGCCAGTTTACGGAATCCTGAATTCCCGCCCTTTCGGCCCCTGTCTGGACACCGACGTAGCCCTGGACCGGGTCGAATGGGCCATCAAAGAGTTTCTGGCATGA
- the hisS gene encoding histidine--tRNA ligase, which yields MSKIQKIKGFSDLFSPESTVHTLMENLARQVFGTYGCQEVRVPILEKTELFARSIGEETDVVQKEMYTFADRKGRSLTMRPEATAGVLRAFIESGQCGAEGTTKLFACGPMFRYERPQKGRLRQFHQLDVEVLGTDAPQADAEVVLMLWTFLTKLGLKNLGLELNSLGCPECRPVFHQRLRDFLATIDHTQLCEDCKRRAQTNPLRVLDCKVPACKSLVENAPSIAESLCPGCDEHFAQVRDILDSAKLPYRLNDRLVRGLDYYQRTTFEVVSGEIGAQTAVAGGGRYDGLIKQLGGPDLPGIGFACGMERLALLYGQAQIPAPDFYLAVLDSRALNTALLLAQRMRERGFSGEVSFEARSIKAQMRQANKLGVKTCLILGQDEMEKGQIVVKDMATGVQKNIGQDDLEQALGFRKP from the coding sequence GTTCGGCACGTATGGATGCCAGGAGGTACGCGTGCCCATCCTGGAAAAGACCGAGCTCTTCGCCCGCTCCATCGGTGAAGAGACCGACGTCGTGCAAAAGGAAATGTACACCTTTGCCGACCGCAAGGGCCGCTCGCTGACCATGCGCCCCGAAGCCACTGCCGGAGTGCTGCGCGCCTTCATCGAGTCCGGCCAGTGCGGGGCCGAAGGCACGACCAAGCTCTTCGCCTGCGGTCCCATGTTCCGCTACGAACGCCCGCAAAAGGGCCGCCTGCGCCAGTTCCACCAGCTCGACGTCGAGGTCCTGGGCACGGACGCGCCCCAGGCCGACGCCGAGGTCGTGCTCATGCTCTGGACGTTTTTGACCAAGCTGGGCCTTAAAAACCTGGGCCTGGAACTCAACTCCCTGGGTTGCCCCGAGTGCCGGCCGGTCTTTCATCAGCGTCTGCGCGACTTTCTGGCCACCATCGACCACACCCAGCTCTGCGAAGACTGCAAGCGCCGGGCGCAGACCAATCCCTTGCGCGTGCTGGACTGCAAGGTCCCGGCCTGCAAGAGCCTGGTCGAGAACGCGCCGAGCATCGCCGAGTCGCTCTGCCCCGGATGCGACGAACATTTCGCCCAGGTGCGCGACATCCTGGACAGCGCGAAGCTCCCCTATCGCCTGAACGACCGTCTGGTGCGCGGCCTGGACTACTACCAGCGCACCACCTTCGAGGTCGTCTCCGGCGAGATCGGCGCCCAGACCGCCGTGGCCGGCGGCGGCCGTTACGACGGGCTCATCAAGCAGCTCGGCGGCCCCGACCTGCCCGGCATCGGCTTCGCCTGCGGCATGGAGCGGCTCGCCCTGCTTTACGGCCAGGCTCAGATCCCGGCCCCGGACTTCTATCTGGCCGTGCTCGACTCCCGCGCCTTGAATACCGCCTTGCTCCTGGCTCAGCGCATGCGCGAGCGGGGCTTTTCCGGCGAGGTGTCCTTCGAGGCCCGCAGCATCAAGGCCCAGATGCGCCAGGCCAACAAGCTCGGTGTCAAGACCTGCCTGATCCTGGGACAGGACGAAATGGAGAAGGGCCAGATCGTGGTCAAGGACATGGCCACGGGCGTGCAGAAGAACATCGGTCAGGATGACCTGGAACAGGCGCTGGGCTTTCGCAAGCCCTAA